In Notamacropus eugenii isolate mMacEug1 chromosome 1, mMacEug1.pri_v2, whole genome shotgun sequence, one genomic interval encodes:
- the LOC140500006 gene encoding hemoglobin subunit zeta yields MSLTKSDKTIIATIWSKIATQADSIGTEALERLFTSYPQTKTYFPHFDLHHGSAQLHAHGSKVVSAIGEAVKNIDNIHNALSKLSELHAYILRVDPVNFKLLSHCLLVTVAAHFPADFTAEAHAAWDKFLSIVSSVLTEKYR; encoded by the exons ATGTCTCTGACCAAGTCTGACAAAACTATCATTGCCACCATTTGGAGCAAGATTGCTACCCAGGCTGATTCCATTGGCACCGAGGCCTTGGAGAG GCTCTTCACCAGCTACCCTCAGACTAAGACCTACTTCCCCCACTTTGACCTGCACCATGGCTCAGCCCAGTTGCATGCCCACGGCTCCAAGGTGGTCAGTGCTATTGGGGAGGCAGTCAAGAACATTGATAACATTCACAATGCCCTGTCCAAGCTCAGTGAACTCCATGCCTACATCCTCAGAGTGGACCCTGTCAACTTCAAG CTCCTCTCCCACTGCCTCCTGGTTACTGTTGCTGCCCACTTCCCTGCTGACTTCACTGCAGAGGCCCATGCTGCCTGGGACAAATTCTTGTCCATTGTGAGCTCAGTCCTGACTGAGAAGTACAGATGA
- the LOC140500049 gene encoding hemoglobin subunit zeta-like, which yields MSLTKSDKTIIAAMWSKIAPHADSIGTEALERLFTSYPQTKTYFPHFDLHHDSAQLHAHGAKVVNALGDAVKNIDNIHSALSKLSELHAYILRVDPVNFKLLSHTFLVTLAAHFPAEFTAEAHAAWDKFLSIVASILTEKYR from the exons ATGTCTCTGACCAAGTCCGACAAGACTATCATTGCTGCCATGTGGAGCAAGATCGCCCCGCACGCGGATTCCATTGGTACTGAGGCCCTGGAAAG acTCTTCACCAGCTACCCCCAGACCAAGACCTACTTCCCCCACTTTGACCTGCACCATGACTCAGCCCAGTTGCATGCTCATGGAGCCAAGGTGGTCAATGCTCTTGGAGATGCTGTCAAGAATATTGACAACATTCACAGTGCCCTGTCCAAGCTCAGCGAACTCCATGCCTACATCCTCAGAGTGGACCCTGTCAACTTCAAG CTCCTGTCTCATACCTTCTTGGTCACCTTGGCTGCCCACTTCCCTGCTGAGTTCACTGCGGAGGCCCACGCTGCCTGGGACAAATTCCTGTCCATTGTGGCTTCAATCCTGACTGAGAAGTACAGATAA